GGCGAGTCCTAGCTTCATGCCCGGTACATTATAGGGCAATGGAATGAAGCGCTCAAAATAGCTTAGTGCCATAGCTAAGCTAATAAGTAGCCCCATATAAACAATTTTTCTGGCTTTATTGTGAGATGACATCAATATCCCCTCCTTCGCCGATAATTTCTACTGTGAATCGGTTCGGAACGCATACAAGAGCCTCTCTAGCCTTTGTTGCATCTTTTGTGTTCACACAAATTTGGTCACGACAGTCTGCAGCAATAATGCTAGCACTGCCATCATGAATATGTAAATGGTTAAATCCATATTCCGTATGATATTCTTTATCGACCTCATCTTCTAGGTTAAAACGATCCACCACTTCGCCGTCAATACGTACTTCTACGATTAGCACATCATCTTCACCTTGACGCCCATTATATGTATACACACTAATAATGCCTATAATGATGAGGGCAAAAATAACGAGGTCACCTTTTTTCATCCTGCTTCCCTTCTATTAAGTTCAATACAAGCTCATAAATTTCTTCTTTGTTAATCTCATTGAGAATTTCATGACGTGCATTTGCAACACTTTTTAAATCCACATCATAACCTAAGCGTTTATACATATTATAAACACTCGTAACGCCTTCCATAAACTGTCCCACAGGGTCCATATCCCCTGAAATCAATGCAATAGGAATATGTGGAGTTTTTATGATATTCTCTTCATTTGAGACATAATCCAAGCCTTTGGCAAATTCTTTGTAAAACCGTGGTGAATATTGGTACCCGCATAATGGACTGTTAATGTACCAGTCCACCACTTTTTTATCACGTGACAACCAATCAAATTCTGTAGCGGCAGGCTCAAAGGTTTTGTTCATTCTTCCAACAAACAAATAATCTAAAGCCTTATTGCGTATAGAGGGCGCAACCGCTTCGCATGCTGCACTTAAAATGGCTCCGGCTTTATTTTCCAATAAATGTGAGTGCACAGTTCCCATAATAATTGCTCGGTCCACTTCTTCGCCATAAACTGTCAGATAATAGCGTAGCAGTACTGATCCCATTGAGTGTCCCAACATAATATGAGCCGTCTCTGGTTCGTTAGATTTTATGAATTTTTGCACATGATGAATATCTTCAATCATGTCTTCCCATGTATCATTGGTGAAGATACCTACGCGTTCATTTCTTTGAAGGCTTTTCCCATGTTTACGATGATCATGGATATAAACGGTATAACCATGTTCAACCAAAAACTGCGCAAAGTGCCCGTATCTTGCCCCATACTCTGCCATACCGTGTAAAATATGTACAATCCCTTTTACTTGTTCTTCGCTTTTGTTTTTATATCGTCTCAAAAATATCTTTTGATTTTTTGACCCTTGAATAACCCAAGTTTGTTTTTCCATAGTATCTCCTCCTTATTACAAAATATTGGTGAATGCTTTTAAACTAACATTGGCATTTAACGTTTCTTCCACGTCATCCCATTTGAGTCCATCATAACTCATATAGCCATCTCCATCTTTAAGGTTCACTGTGCTTATCCAAGAATTTTCTTTTTTAAACTCAGCCGCTACCGGATACTCGCTGTTTGGCGTCGTTATTTTAACAATAACCGCATACCGTCCATCCACAGGAATTGGTGTCTCAAAATCTACTGTGTAGTATCCTCCATATGTTTTGCTACCTCGTTTTATTAAACGCATATCAAAAAAGCTTTCTGTATTTTCATAGTTATCGACCACATATATTTCATAGGTTGAGGTCTCATCTGTCGCATAAAAACTGACAGCTTTAAGTTCTTCTGGCCCTTGGGTCTCATAAACATTAGAAAAATACGCCGTCTCCTCACCATATCCGATTTGTCCAACAAAACCAAGCCAATCCGCCTGATATATTTTGTCATAATTATCTACATTATCAATACGCGTATAGACAATGTTTTGTGTGCCAATCTGAATATCTTCATAGGAAATATAAAAATATCCTTCTTTTCCAAAGGCTGTTCCATAACTATTTTTAGCTAAGAAAGCTCCATTGCGTCTTGGTTCAATATTGAAGTTCTCTTTTGGGTAATTGTCATCCCATCCAATTAATACGACGTCATGATTGATTGCTTTGTTCCCATTATAATAATAACTTGCTGTTGTCGGGTTATAATAATCTGTATTTGCAGTAAACGTTAAGTCCGATACATGCATTGAACTTTGTACCCCTGCGTGCCCCATGATGGCCACTTTTATTCCCGCATAGTCTTTTGAAGGTATAAACTGCGCTTCTTGAAGGTGCTTAATAACTGGGGCCTGTGCATTCGTTTTTTTATCGTTGAACGGATCATCTTTTTCTAGTACCGGTCCTGACCAGCGTGTCAAATAGCTTAAGGCAATCATATAATTTCCACCTTTTGCCTGACTTAGATTGTAGCCGTGTCCAAGACTTAAATGGTCTTCTGAAAAATCCCATGTCTCTTTGGGCAATAGCGCTGATTCGAGAGCGCCAAGAGAGGCAAATGCCCAGCATGCACCTGTGTCAAACTGATTTCTTATAGGCGTTACTTTGCCATGATTGCGCAAATCATATTTTGCCGGTATTCGTGTAAATAAATTGGTCTCTTCTTCATAAGTAATGACAACTTTTTGTTCCGAAGCATTCCAAGTCACTGTGCTGCCAAAAGCTTCCAAAACCACACGGATAGGAAGATAGGTACGATTATCAATAATACGCGATTGCGTGTCATTTAATATTTTTTCACCGTTTTTATAAATGTACATCGCTCCAATAGGAACATCCACCCGCACTCCGTCTTTGACGGCTGAAGCCATTTGCTTTTTTGCATTCCAGCTTACACTTGCGCCTATCGCTTCTAATGTACGTCTAAATGGCACTTGCGTCCGATTGTTTTCATCAATAAATGGATAGCCATAATTGTCATTGAACGAAATCAATTTACCATTATACTCAATGACAGGACCAGCCTCTATGGCATCAATCGGCATATACATTATGGTGATCAGCATAATTGCAATCATCAAACTTGAAATTCTTCTCTTCACTTTTATTCTCCTCGCTTAGTGTGGTGGTCTTGGACCAAGGTATTGATAGATATATGATTTTAACATTCCGTTATACAATTTACGGTTTTTAGTCGCCTTTTTCCCGTAATGGCGCTCGAACTCTTCAAAAGATGTAATGATAAAAATACTCCAGTCCGTCAAAGGCTCAAAAACATTTCCCATTTGCTTATATAATGTTGCCACTGTAGATGCATCTTCCAGACGTTCACCATATGGTGGGTTGGTCACAATTACACCATAATGTTTTTTTGTCTTGAATTCACTTAAAGGACGATCTTGAAAATGGATATAGTCTTCTACATATGCATTTTGGGCACAATCTCTTGCAACATTAACGACTTTATAGTCAATATCAAACCCTTGTATATTTAGCTGCACATTATGATCAATCGCGTCATTTGCCTCATTCACTGCATCCATCCAATATTTTTTAGGAATAATATTTGTCCACTCTTCTGCCTCGAATTCTCTGTTAAGTCCCGGGGCAATATTAGCTCCAATCATTGCCGCCTCAATAGGAATCGTACCTGTCCCACAAAACGGATCTACTAATATACGGTCTTTATTCCATGGAGACAATAGCACTAAGGCCGCTCCTAGAGTTTCACGTATTGGTGCTTTGGCAATCATCTTACGATAGCCGCGTTTATGCAATCCATCGCCTGATGTATCTAAGGTTACATTAACCATGTCCTTTTTGATAAAAATACGAATAGGGTATGAGGCTCCCGTTTCTTCAATTACATCCGTATTATAGGCTTCTTTTAGGCGCTCTACGATTGCTTTTTTTACAATAGACTGAATATCTCTTGCACTAAAAAGCTTCGATTTAATTGAGTTCGCTTTTTTTACCCAAAACTTGCCGTCCTTTGGAATATACTCTTCCCAAGCAATCCCTTTAATTTTATCAAAAAGCTGTTCAAAGGTTGTTGCTTTAAAGTCATCAACTTCAATTAAAATCCGCTCGGCTACACGTAAGTTGATATTACTACGGCAAATCCCCCTTGCATCTGCTTGAAAGGTAACACGCCCATCTGTAACGCCTACGATTTCATAGCCTAAATCCTTGACTTCTTTTTTTACAATTGCTTCCAGCCCAAACATGCATGGGGCAGTTATATTATATATTTTCATTGGTACTCCATTCTTGATTTTATATTTATTTATGCTATAGTTGTAAACCATGATATATATTATACGTTATCTTTTAAAGATGCACAATGTTATGGTCTAAAAATTACTTGTAAGTTTTTATAAACAAGGATACAATAGTAAAGAGTTTGAAACATACGGAGGTATACTATGAAACTAAAGCATTTTTTTGATCGAATTCTACGTTCGATACATTCTTCTGAATTTTACGTGATCGTCACTTCAGAAAAACTATCCAAAGCATTCATTTACATTTTTTTGATTATCAGTATTGTCGGTTCAGTATCAGGGTTGATTCAAGGAATCCTAAGCAACAATCAATTAAAAGAAGCCATTACTGTAGCAAAATCCGATTCTTTCCCTGATTTTTCTTTTTCCAATGGACGTTTTTCGATTGATCGCGATGATCCGATTGTCTATGATTTTGATGACTATTATGTCTTTATCGTTGACCCGACCAATACAAAAACAATTAATGATTTGGCCGGATATGAAGCCGGTTATTTACTCCAACCAGAATCCATATACATATCGACTATCGGTAACTCTCCTGTACGTTATGATCTTTCACTTTTAACCGGGCTAGACTTTAACAAGATGGACTTGATTGCATATATGGAAACGTTATCTTCATTTTTGGTTCCCTTGGTCATCCTCTTTAGCATTATCTTTATCATAATCGGAACGATGTTTAAGAGTTTGTTTTTGTTTTTACTCGGGATCATGATGCGAAGTATGAATCAAATCATCACCTTAACAAATGCCGGTATATATAAGATGGTTTTATACTCCATGACTATTGGTATCCTTCTCACCGAAATCATCGCATTGATCTTAATTTTTACACCTATAGTTCATCTGAGTCCTTGGATTTCTTCATTATTGCCTTTTTTAACTTTCTATCTGCCAAGCTCTCTGTTACTTTCTAAAGGAATGAAGGCATATAAGGATACCCACAGCGAACCGCCTACACTCTAAGATCTTGTTCAATATAACAGTCGCCTTCTATGGTTTTGACTGTTATTTTTTTGTCTTCAAAGATAGCATATGTTTTTGGATGTCCTTCTTTGGGTAACGTAATTGATCCCGGATTAACATGCCACACGCCTTGCTCTGTTTTTTTTACTATCGGAACATGGGTATGTCCTTGAATAAAAACACTGCCACTTTTTAAGTTTTGTGGAGGCTGATTTGCATAGAGATGTCCATGGGTTGCAAATATTTGGGTTGCGTCTATCCACAATCTCGCTTCACCTTGCATAATATCAAAGTCCAGCACCATTTGATCCACTTCTGCATCACAGTTACCTCGAACCGCTATAATATCGTCTTGTAACTCATTAAGCTGCTTAATAACACCCTTAGGGTCATATCCTTCTGGAAGAGGATTTCTCGGACCGTGATAAAGTATATCGCCAAGAACAATCAAAACATCCGGTTTTTCTTTTTTATAAGCTTTGATGGCTTTTTCTACACAGGTTGCCGATCCGTGAATATCTGATATGAACATTATTTTTTTCATAAGTACCTCCTTAATAAAACAACCCTTAGCACATGTCTAAGGGTTATCCATTTGTCATTTTTCTTATTTTTTTATACAGGTGAAATTTCCGGTGCTATTTCTGGCTCCTCTAATACATCAAACAATTTTTCAAATTGTTCGCCATCAATTTTTTCTTTTTCCATAAGCAGCTTTGCTGTACGGTGCAATACTTCCATATGTTCTTCAAGAAGTCTCTTCGCTTCTTCAAAAGAGTCACCAACGATTCTTTTGATCTCACCATCAATAATACCCGCGATATTTTCACCATAGTTTCTGGTATGTCCCCAGTCACGTCCGATGAACACTTCATCATTGTCTCCTCCGTACTGAATCGGTCCTAGTACGTCAGACATTCCATATCGAACCACCATATTTCTCGCAATACCTGTTGCACGCTCAATATCATTAGACGCACCTGTTGTCACATCATCTAACACCAATTGTTCAGCAGCTCGACCGCCTAAAAGCGCAACAATTTCTTGCTCCATTTTTCTTTTTGTTAAGTACATCTCATCTGCCTTAGGTAGAGGCATTGTATATCCACCAGCAAATCCTGTTGGTATAATTGAGATACTATGTACGGAATCAATTTCTTCTAGCACATGATGAATAATTGCGTGTCCCGCTTCATGATACGCTGTTATTCTCTTTTCTTTTTCACTAATAACTCTGGATCGTTTTTCTGTTCCGATTCCAACTTTAATAAATGCTTGACGCATATGCTCTTGTTCAATAACTTTTTTGTTTTCACGCGCAGCATAGATTGCCGCTTCGTTAACCAAGTTCTCTAAGTCAGCTCCGGTAAAACCAGCTGTTGTCTGAGCCACTTCAAGTAAATTAATATTGTCTGATAAAGGCTTACCTTTAGCATGCACTTTTAGAATTTCTTCACGGCCTTTAACATCTGGGCGTCCAACATATACTTTTCTATCAAATCGACCTGGGCGTAAAAGCGCCGGGTCAAGAATATCAACACGGTTTGTAGCTGCAATAACAATGACACCTTCATTAATGCCAAATCCATCCATCTCAACCAACAATTGATTCAGTGTCTGCTCACGCTCATCATGTCCACCACCAAGTCCAGCTCCACGCTTACGACCTACTGCATCAATCTCATCGATAAACACAATACATGGCGCATTCTTTTTTGCCTGTTCAAATAAGTCACGAACTCGTGAAGCTCCGACCCCAACAAACATTTCGACAAAATCAGAACCAGAAATACTAAAGAACGGTACTCCGGCTTCTCCGGACACAGCTTTTGCCAACAAAGTTTTTCCTGTTCCCGGAGGTCCAACTAGAACAACTCCCTTTGGAATTCTTGCACCTAATTCTACAAACTTCTTAGGGCTTTTTAAAAACTCAACCACTTCTTCAAGTTCTTCTTTTTCTTCTTCTAATCCGGCTACATTTTGGAATGTAACCTTTTTGTTTTCATCCACAACCATTTTTGCCTTAGATTTTCCAAAAGACATTACTTTGGATCCTCCACCGCCACCTTGTGCCTGGTTCATGATGAACATCAACAAAAACACAACGGCAATCAGTATAATGATTGATGGTAAAATACTCATCAAAAAGCTTGGACGCTGTACATCCGAATAATGAATCGGAATTTCTTGTCCGGTTTCAGCAATTTTTGTTCCCATGACGGTTGTATTAGGAACATAAAAGCTTTCTTCTTTTCCATCTTGAAAATAAGCACGAAGAACACCTGTAGGAATCTCTTGATTTTGAGTGATCTCAACACGTACCACTCGCCCTGCTTCGACATCCTTCATTAATTCTAATTCACCATAATTATCTGCCATTTGTTCGTTTGTCGGATTTGTAAGAATAAGAGCAAATAGCAAAATGAGAATCAGTAGTGCGTAAAAACTAAATCCACGCATATATTTCTTCATATCTTTTTCTCCTTCCAATTGAGTTCGATTTGATTATTACTCATCCAACACACTAATCTTTCCAATATAAGGGAGATTACGGTAATGTTGGCAGTAGTCTAATCCATATCCTACAACAAACTCATCAGGAATTGTAAAGCCGACATACTCAACATCAACGTCAACAACGCGTCGGTCTGGCTTATCTAGCAATGTCACTATTTTAATGCTGTTAGGTTTTCTTTGGTTTAGTACGTGGACCAAATAATTCAATGTTCTTCCTGAATCAATGATATCTTCAACAATAAGTATGTCTTTGCCTTCAATTGAATCATCTAAGTCTTTAACTATTTTTACAACCCCTGTACTTGTTGTCTCATTGCCATAACTTGATATCGCCATAAAATCCATTGTCATGGGTGGTACAAGCTCTTTAGCCAAGTCAGTCATAAACATAACTCCACCTTTGAGCACACAAATCATATTGATTTCTTTACCTTCATATTCTTTTGAAATTTGTTCCCCTAAATCTTTGGTTCTTTTTACGAGTTCCTCTTCTGAAATCAGAACGTCAATTGTCGTAGCCATTATTGTCCTCCTTAGTTAGTTCTACTCGGATTATCTCGGATGATTTTTCTGTCGCCTCATAAACAGGATTCACACGGTATCCAGGCACCCATAAAATATGATTGCCCATAGCTAATAGCGGCATTTTATTTCTTAACGATAATGGGATTTTTTCATCAATAAAAAATTTTTTTATTTTTTTTGTATGTCCCTTGGAATCGATATGGATTACATCCCCCGGTTTTCTCGTACGTAAAACTAAATTAGCTTTTATTTTATCATAATCGAACCACTTCGTGTATAGATTTTTTGTATTTTTAAAAGAATCTTTATACTTTGTTGGTAGTTCGTTCACAACAGTATACCATAAATCAGCCTTTTGAATATACCCTTTATCTGGAATCGTGTCAAGTTCGTAAAAAAATTCTTCTGTTTCTGCTGTTTTTTCATATATGAACAACAGCCTTTGATATTCATTGACGACTTTTAGCCCTTTGTATACTTCAACCTGCTTACCTGATTGTTGGCTCATCAAATCATAAATTCTTTCTACATGGATATACTCTAAGTTCTTCGTTGTTCCTACAACATTCTCTACCGCTTTTCTAAGCACACGTCGAATGATTGCCGGATGTTCTCGAAC
This sequence is a window from Vallitaleaceae bacterium 9-2. Protein-coding genes within it:
- a CDS encoding NusG domain II-containing protein, whose protein sequence is MKKGDLVIFALIIIGIISVYTYNGRQGEDDVLIVEVRIDGEVVDRFNLEDEVDKEYHTEYGFNHLHIHDGSASIIAADCRDQICVNTKDATKAREALVCVPNRFTVEIIGEGGDIDVISQ
- a CDS encoding alpha/beta hydrolase, with protein sequence MEKQTWVIQGSKNQKIFLRRYKNKSEEQVKGIVHILHGMAEYGARYGHFAQFLVEHGYTVYIHDHRKHGKSLQRNERVGIFTNDTWEDMIEDIHHVQKFIKSNEPETAHIMLGHSMGSVLLRYYLTVYGEEVDRAIIMGTVHSHLLENKAGAILSAACEAVAPSIRNKALDYLFVGRMNKTFEPAATEFDWLSRDKKVVDWYINSPLCGYQYSPRFYKEFAKGLDYVSNEENIIKTPHIPIALISGDMDPVGQFMEGVTSVYNMYKRLGYDVDLKSVANARHEILNEINKEEIYELVLNLIEGKQDEKR
- a CDS encoding lectin like domain-containing protein; amino-acid sequence: MKRRISSLMIAIMLITIMYMPIDAIEAGPVIEYNGKLISFNDNYGYPFIDENNRTQVPFRRTLEAIGASVSWNAKKQMASAVKDGVRVDVPIGAMYIYKNGEKILNDTQSRIIDNRTYLPIRVVLEAFGSTVTWNASEQKVVITYEEETNLFTRIPAKYDLRNHGKVTPIRNQFDTGACWAFASLGALESALLPKETWDFSEDHLSLGHGYNLSQAKGGNYMIALSYLTRWSGPVLEKDDPFNDKKTNAQAPVIKHLQEAQFIPSKDYAGIKVAIMGHAGVQSSMHVSDLTFTANTDYYNPTTASYYYNGNKAINHDVVLIGWDDNYPKENFNIEPRRNGAFLAKNSYGTAFGKEGYFYISYEDIQIGTQNIVYTRIDNVDNYDKIYQADWLGFVGQIGYGEETAYFSNVYETQGPEELKAVSFYATDETSTYEIYVVDNYENTESFFDMRLIKRGSKTYGGYYTVDFETPIPVDGRYAVIVKITTPNSEYPVAAEFKKENSWISTVNLKDGDGYMSYDGLKWDDVEETLNANVSLKAFTNIL
- a CDS encoding class I SAM-dependent RNA methyltransferase — its product is MKIYNITAPCMFGLEAIVKKEVKDLGYEIVGVTDGRVTFQADARGICRSNINLRVAERILIEVDDFKATTFEQLFDKIKGIAWEEYIPKDGKFWVKKANSIKSKLFSARDIQSIVKKAIVERLKEAYNTDVIEETGASYPIRIFIKKDMVNVTLDTSGDGLHKRGYRKMIAKAPIRETLGAALVLLSPWNKDRILVDPFCGTGTIPIEAAMIGANIAPGLNREFEAEEWTNIIPKKYWMDAVNEANDAIDHNVQLNIQGFDIDYKVVNVARDCAQNAYVEDYIHFQDRPLSEFKTKKHYGVIVTNPPYGERLEDASTVATLYKQMGNVFEPLTDWSIFIITSFEEFERHYGKKATKNRKLYNGMLKSYIYQYLGPRPPH
- a CDS encoding DUF1189 family protein, which produces MKLKHFFDRILRSIHSSEFYVIVTSEKLSKAFIYIFLIISIVGSVSGLIQGILSNNQLKEAITVAKSDSFPDFSFSNGRFSIDRDDPIVYDFDDYYVFIVDPTNTKTINDLAGYEAGYLLQPESIYISTIGNSPVRYDLSLLTGLDFNKMDLIAYMETLSSFLVPLVILFSIIFIIIGTMFKSLFLFLLGIMMRSMNQIITLTNAGIYKMVLYSMTIGILLTEIIALILIFTPIVHLSPWISSLLPFLTFYLPSSLLLSKGMKAYKDTHSEPPTL
- the yfcE gene encoding phosphodiesterase; its protein translation is MKKIMFISDIHGSATCVEKAIKAYKKEKPDVLIVLGDILYHGPRNPLPEGYDPKGVIKQLNELQDDIIAVRGNCDAEVDQMVLDFDIMQGEARLWIDATQIFATHGHLYANQPPQNLKSGSVFIQGHTHVPIVKKTEQGVWHVNPGSITLPKEGHPKTYAIFEDKKITVKTIEGDCYIEQDLRV
- the ftsH gene encoding ATP-dependent zinc metalloprotease FtsH, which codes for MKKYMRGFSFYALLILILLFALILTNPTNEQMADNYGELELMKDVEAGRVVRVEITQNQEIPTGVLRAYFQDGKEESFYVPNTTVMGTKIAETGQEIPIHYSDVQRPSFLMSILPSIIILIAVVFLLMFIMNQAQGGGGGSKVMSFGKSKAKMVVDENKKVTFQNVAGLEEEKEELEEVVEFLKSPKKFVELGARIPKGVVLVGPPGTGKTLLAKAVSGEAGVPFFSISGSDFVEMFVGVGASRVRDLFEQAKKNAPCIVFIDEIDAVGRKRGAGLGGGHDEREQTLNQLLVEMDGFGINEGVIVIAATNRVDILDPALLRPGRFDRKVYVGRPDVKGREEILKVHAKGKPLSDNINLLEVAQTTAGFTGADLENLVNEAAIYAARENKKVIEQEHMRQAFIKVGIGTEKRSRVISEKEKRITAYHEAGHAIIHHVLEEIDSVHSISIIPTGFAGGYTMPLPKADEMYLTKRKMEQEIVALLGGRAAEQLVLDDVTTGASNDIERATGIARNMVVRYGMSDVLGPIQYGGDNDEVFIGRDWGHTRNYGENIAGIIDGEIKRIVGDSFEEAKRLLEEHMEVLHRTAKLLMEKEKIDGEQFEKLFDVLEEPEIAPEISPV
- the hpt gene encoding hypoxanthine phosphoribosyltransferase, whose protein sequence is MATTIDVLISEEELVKRTKDLGEQISKEYEGKEINMICVLKGGVMFMTDLAKELVPPMTMDFMAISSYGNETTSTGVVKIVKDLDDSIEGKDILIVEDIIDSGRTLNYLVHVLNQRKPNSIKIVTLLDKPDRRVVDVDVEYVGFTIPDEFVVGYGLDYCQHYRNLPYIGKISVLDE